GCCTCCGCGGGGAGGTCCACGTGCAGCTGCGCAGACGCCGCATCCGATACGAGCTGCAGGTGCgctccgggggcggggcctgcacccggggacggggggcggggcctgcaacccgggacccgggacggggggcggggcctgcaacccgggacccgggacggggggcggggcctgcaacccggggccgggggcggggggcggggcctgcaacccgggaccgggggcggggggcggggcttgcAACCCGGGACcggggacggggggcggggcctgcaacccgggcccggggacaggggacggggcctgcaacccgggaccagggacggggggcggggcctgcaacccgggaccggggagggcggggcctgcaacccgggaccggggacggggggcggggcctgcaacccgggcccggggagggcggggcctgcaacccgggaccggggacggggggcggggcctgcaacccgggacccgggacggggggcggggcctgggcctccGGAGGGGACTGCAGAGGAGATGCTGGGCGGAGCTTTCTCCTACGGGGGCGGGCCTTGGGGAATGAATGGCATCTGAGGAGGCCGAGGTGCGGCCTGAGGTCAAAGGATAAGGGGACGCGCTCGCCGCAGCCGAGAGGCGGGGCCTGGAGCTGCTGGGCTCAGAGCTGAGGAGGGTGTGgcctcgggggcggggcctgggtgtGGCTTCTGGTCCTGGGTGTGGCctcggggcggggccaggagatCTAAATTGTCCCTGGAGGCGGGCAGGTGCggttcagcggttgagcgtcaacctatgaaacaggaggtcacagttcgattcccggtcaggccgtgccggggttgcgggcgcgatccccagtgtggggcgagccggaggcagccgatcaatgattctctctcatcaatgatgtttctctctccctctctctgaagtcaataaaaatacatttaaaaatagccctgaccagtttggctcagtagagtgtcggcctttggactcaagggtcccgggttcgattccggtcaagggcacgtaccttggttgcgggcacatccccagtagggagtgtgcaggaggcagctgatccatgtctctaactctctatccctctcccttcctctctgtaaaaaataaataaaatatattttagaaataaatgaattgcCCCCTGGAGAGGCTGAGGACCAGGTGACAGCAGTCCTGGGCAGGGTGTTGCTGCCTCCCTCGTAGTGGAGCCAGGGCTGTGGGCGGCGGGCTGGGCCTGGGAGACGGCGCCCAGGGGACTGTCTCCCGGTCCAGGTGGAGCTGGAGGAGGCGCAGGTGCGGCGCCAGGCGGCGGTGCGGACGCTGGGCCAGCAGGCCCGGGTGTGGGCGGTGCGGCTGCTGCTCAACCTGCTGGTGGCGGCGCTCCTGGGGGCGGCCTTCTACGGCGTCTACTGGGCTACGGGGTCCACCCAGGCGCTGAAGGTGtgcaggggccgggggaggggggcgggaggtcCTGGAACCTACATTTCCAAGGGCGGAGGGGACTGAGGCCTATGACGCCTGGGATCTTAGGGAGGAGGGTGGCGGCTTGGGTTTGGAGCTCAGACCAAGGGGTGCGGAAGGAAGAGGCCGGGGAACCCCCTCCAGCGTGGGGGCTCCTCCGGGACCCCAGCCTCTCCTCGcggccccctttccctcccaggaGTTGCCCCTTGTCAGCCGGACGCGGCTGCTCGAGCTCGGGGTGGACTACCTGCCGTCCATCTTCATCTCCGGGGTCAACCTGGTGCTGCCGCCCGTGTTCAAGCTCATCACCCGGCTGGAGGGCTACACCAGGAGCCGCCAGATCGTCCTAATCCTGCTCAGGTTCcagcctgcgggggggggggggggggggcagggagtgagATCTGGGTTCAACCCGGCTCCTTGTCACTgagcctccttttcttttcttttaaagttcttcttttttatttattttgtaaatatattttattgatttttttttacagagaggaagggagagggatagagagttagaaacaacgatgagaaacatcgatcagctgcctcctgcacactccccactggggatgtgcccgcaaacaaggtacatccccttgaccggaatcgaacccaggacccttcagtccgcaggccaacgctctatccactgagccaaaccggttacagcaaaggtcttctttttttaaaaaaaaaaaaatttttttattgatttcagagaggaagagggagagagagaaatatcaatgatgagagagaatcatccatcagctgcttcctgcacgccccccactagggatggaccccgcaacccaggcatgtgcccttgaccagaatcgaacccgggacccttcagttcgcaggcctatgctctatccactgagccacaccggccagggagagcctccctttcttcatctgtgaaatggggagacCAGCGAGTCCTGTCCGCGCAGGAGGGGCCGGCACTTGGCCCGGGCTGaccccccttctctccccggCCAGGACCGTGTTTCTCCGCCTGGCTTCCCTGCTGGTcctgctcttctctctctggaatcagATCACGTGCGGGGGCAAGCCCGAGGCCGAAAAGTGCAAAGCCTGTGGCTACAATTACAAAGAACTTCCGGTGAGGAGGACGAGGGGCTGGGACCCCAGGTTTGGGAGGAAGAGGGGCTGGGGTGCTAGAACGCCGTCGCCCGAGGACTGGGGTACGGGTGCCCCCCTAAAACTGAAGGCCCCGGAGGAAGTCTCTCATACGCTTGTTACTTAGGGACCCGGATGCTCAGGCCCCTCGGGCCCCGGATCCTCACCCCTTTCTTCCGCCCTTAGTGCTGGGAGACTCGCCTGGGGCAGGAGATGTACAAACTCCTGCTCTTTGACCTGCTGACTGGCCTGGCCATCATGCTGCTCATCCAGTTCCCGCAGAAGTGAGAGCCCCGCCCccgctgtggccccgccccttctaAAACAGGCCACGCCCCCTTCAGGTCCCGCCTCTGACTGCTCCCGTTCTTTGCTAACTACGAAGACCCCGCCCCTTCCACGTGATAGGTAGTTACTCCctttggccccgccccccagacaCACCCCTCCAGGACCTTGACGGCCCCGCCCCTCAGATAGGCTCACTTTTGATTGGTGAGCACAACGGTGGAGGCGGGGAAACCGCTAGCTGACACGCCCCCTgactccgccccgccccgcccctcaggcTGCTCTGTGGTCTGTGTCCCGGGCCGCTGGGTCGGCTGGGGACCCAGGAATTCCAGGTGCCCGACGAGGTGCTGGGGCTCATCTACGCGCAGACAGTGGTCTGGGTGGGGAGTTTTTTCTGCCCTCTACTGCCCCTGCTCAACACGGCCAAGTTCCTGCTGCTCTTCTACCTGAAGAAGGTGAGGGGCGGGTGGAGGGCACCCGCCTGGAGTTGGAAATggggggggtcagggggagggCGCGGAAGCGAGGAGGGATGTGACTGGGTCCTGAGGGAGGAGGATGCTAAGGTCCCAGACTCCTGGATCCTGAGAGAGGAGGGGTCTGTCTGCAGGACTGATTCCTGgatgtgggaggaggagagggtctAGGGCACCCCAACTTTTAGGTCTGAGGGAAGAGGGGACCCGACTCCTGGATCCTGagtgaggaggggccaggcacCAGGACTCCTGGGTGGGGAAAAACAGACTAGAGAGTTCAGTCGCCGGTGCCTCAGACCTGTTCTTCCCTTGTCAGCTCACCCTCTTCTCCACCTGCTCCCCGGCCTCCCGCACCTTCCGGGCCTCCACGGCGAACTTCTTCTTCCCCATGGtcctcctcctggggctggcCATCTCCGCCATCCCTGTGCTTTACAGCATCTTCCTGTGAGTGTGGGAGGCTGACCCCGCCGCCCTCACCCGGGGTCCCGACTCTCGGCCATCCTCGAACTCTTCCTGTCTCCGGCGGCAGGATCCCGCCCTCTAAGCTGTGTGGTCCATTCCGGGGGCACGTGTCCATCTGGGACCAGATCCCGGAGTCGATTTCCAGACTCCCTCAGACCATCCAGGacttcctcttcttcctgggcACCCAAGCTTTTGCTGTGCCCCTCCTGCTGATCTCCAGGTGAGGGGCCCAGACTCTTGGTGTTTTCAGTTGGAATGTGTGTGATCGGGGCGCCCCGCTGCCTGCGTCCAGGTGaagaggcggggctggggggcgggggagctaaACTCCTGAacgagggaggagggggtggagccacaaACTCCTGGGTCTGAAGGAAGGGCGGGGACCCACACATTGAAGGTATTCTAAGAGCCGTCAGGGAGTGGCTCTGATTCTTGTCGCCTCCAGCATCCTGATGGCCTATACCCTGGCCCTGGCCAACTCCTATGGAGGCCTCATCTCGGAGCTCAAACGGCAGGTAGAGAAGGTGAGCCAGGCCGGGTCCCTGGGCAGGGGTCCTGGGGAGCGGAGacaaggccctgggggagggcagcTGCCTCACCTCCACCTCTCTTCACCCTTTATCTCAGGAGGCGCGGAACAAGGTCTTCCTGGCACAGCGCGCCGTGGCGCTGAGCTCGGACCACGGGGCCCTTTGACCGCCCCAGCTTGGCTCAGACCCAGACCTGCCCCCAAGCCTTTGTAAGCCTCGGCCacgtcatctgtaaaatgagagaatgGAGAGGACCGTCCTTCCTTCCGGCCCTGGGACTCTGAGATTTCCGGGGCCCTGCACCCCTGACTGTCCAGGGAACCCCGTTCTTGTATCAATAAACACAGCCGAGTCCGCTGAGCGCTCTTTGAAACTGGCGAGCGGAAGCAGGGCAAGGCTTCCGCGGCACAAGCCAATCACATGTATTGGGCCTGACGGGCGTGCCAGCCAGTCAGAGGCCGCGTCCGTTTAGCGTCAAAAGTGGAGACACTGTGATTGGCTCAGGGCGTTGACGCGCGGCGGTCGCTAGGCGACAGCACGCGTGATTCGAGGCGTTGGGAGGCGGGGGCGTGTCAGGGAATCCAGGACCAATCCGTGGCTGGGGCAGGTATGCTAGGGCGGGGCATCCTCTCGCCAATCGGAAGTGCTAGGAGGCGGGCCTGCCAGTCTGTGGACGTCACGGCGCCATGAACATCTTGCCCAAGAAGAGCTGGCACGTCCGGAACAAGGACAATGTCGCCCGCGTGCGGCGCGATGAGGCCCAGGCccgggaggaggagaaagagcgcGAACGGAGGGTGCTGCTCGCTCAGCAAGAGGTAGGCTACGAAAGCGGCCGGGCGGGCCCCTGGGCCAGCGCGCAGGCGCGGTAGGGGCCGGAAGTGGAGGCGGCGCGCAGGCGCAGTGCGTCCCGCGCGGAATTAGACGCCAGCGCGTTGGGAACCGGGGAACCTTCCTCGGTCTCGTTTCCTCGGCTCTTGTTCGCGAGGCCGGAACGCTGCCGGGCACAGAGCAGGAGCGTATGAATCTAGGAACCCCGGAGCAGTTCCGGGAAGCTCGGGCCACTCTTTAGTTTGCTTGTAGTGTGTTTATTGAGCGCCTACTGGATGCCCTCCCGCGCAGAGCGCTCCACTCGCGGCATCCCTGCAGCTCGGGTGGTGGTCGGAGGGGCGCTGCCATCAGCCCCCCGGAGCAGAGGGGAGCGGACGCCGCGCCGGAGTGACGGGCGCGAGCCAAGGCCTCTCCGTGGGGAGCCTTCGCActgcccgcccaccccccacccccacacgggAGACGCGCTCCCTGTGTAGCTCCTTCACCTGTCCGGTGCACACCTGGTGGTCCTCAGCGCTGGCTGGGAGGTAGCCTGGGCTTTTTAAATTCACGTGTCAGTAGAGATTGGAAACCGACTGGGAGccggccaggtagctcagttggttacagcgtTGTCCCCCATACGCCAATGTTGTGGGTGCGATCCCCAACCAGGGCGCATACACGTAACCACCAGTGAATGCTTAGGTGAGTGGGACAGCACATCGATGTatcccgccctggctggtttgctcagtggatagagcgtcgggctgcagactgaagggtcccgggttcgattccagtcaagcgggctcaatccccagtgtggtgcctggaggaggcagccaatcaatgatgtttctctccctctctaaaataaaaaatatattttaaaaatcaatgtatctctcGCCCTTTCtgtgttaaaaatattaaaaattcgaCTTGGGCAGTGACTTGGAGCCCTGCCTGGAACTCAGATCGCCTGTCCTGATGTTTGGCCGCCTCCATGGTTATCTGTTGTCACTGAGACTGGAAACCCTCTGGCATGTGGTTGAAAGGCATCTTACAAACCAGCCGGCGcctcatttccccccctcctccccaggctgggaAGGTGCCTCTCCGGGGCCCCCAGCACAATTCTCTGTGGCA
This is a stretch of genomic DNA from Myotis daubentonii chromosome 15, mMyoDau2.1, whole genome shotgun sequence. It encodes these proteins:
- the TMC4 gene encoding transmembrane channel-like protein 4, which produces MEESPAWEPEGWGPSGRWPAPRGARAGPTLSSVLNELPSAATLRYRGPGVLPWGALEEDEDEERNVQAFAEAALKELQDPGPSRELPWPMQARRAHRQRHARDQMAQGSGSRVANWALRLRRSKEKMREALHTLEPWGWTLKRIGGQFGAGTESYFLLLRFLLFLNVLASVLKVCMTLLPTWLDGGPPGPPDPPGPGPSSPCGSYNPHPQGLVSFPSQLFNLLSGAGFLEWSPLFYGFYPPRQRLATTYLCSTFAIGLLSLLLILRRSVSGLKQTLLAESGVLTSYSHRVFSAWDFGLRGEVHVQLRRRRIRYELQVELEEAQVRRQAAVRTLGQQARVWAVRLLLNLLVAALLGAAFYGVYWATGSTQALKELPLVSRTRLLELGVDYLPSIFISGVNLVLPPVFKLITRLEGYTRSRQIVLILLRTVFLRLASLLVLLFSLWNQITCGGKPEAEKCKACGYNYKELPCWETRLGQEMYKLLLFDLLTGLAIMLLIQFPQKLLCGLCPGPLGRLGTQEFQVPDEVLGLIYAQTVVWVGSFFCPLLPLLNTAKFLLLFYLKKLTLFSTCSPASRTFRASTANFFFPMVLLLGLAISAIPVLYSIFLIPPSKLCGPFRGHVSIWDQIPESISRLPQTIQDFLFFLGTQAFAVPLLLISSILMAYTLALANSYGGLISELKRQVEKEARNKVFLAQRAVALSSDHGAL